A window from Candidatus Methylomirabilota bacterium encodes these proteins:
- a CDS encoding helix-turn-helix domain-containing protein — protein sequence MAEHLTAAQIAELLQVSEKSVNRWAAGDPTFPVLKIGGTVRFPRERLLRWLRDHEQGLGRPRMRRPVRSLSKPAST from the coding sequence ATGGCGGAACACCTGACCGCCGCACAGATCGCCGAACTGCTCCAGGTTAGCGAGAAGAGCGTCAATCGGTGGGCGGCCGGTGACCCGACGTTCCCGGTGCTCAAGATCGGCGGGACCGTCCGCTTTCCTCGCGAACGCCTGCTGCGCTGGCTCCGCGACCACGAGCAGGGGCTCGGTCGGCCCCGGATGCGAAGACCGGTGCGCTCGCTCTCGAAACCAGCGTCAACG